One stretch of Fictibacillus sp. b24 DNA includes these proteins:
- the flgM gene encoding flagellar biosynthesis anti-sigma factor FlgM — MRINHFKTIQNNPYKKQVPHMNEIHVKSAYKKDEIQISDEAKKLLSSSKFEQDRMDKVQEIKQQVDSGTFKVNVAKTAASIISYYYKA, encoded by the coding sequence ATGCGAATTAATCATTTTAAAACGATACAAAACAACCCATACAAAAAACAGGTGCCGCATATGAATGAGATTCATGTAAAGTCTGCATACAAAAAGGACGAAATTCAAATTTCAGATGAAGCGAAAAAGCTATTATCGTCTTCTAAATTTGAACAAGACCGAATGGATAAAGTACAGGAAATAAAACAACAAGTGGATAGTGGAACGTTTAAAGTGAATGTTGCAAAAACCGCTGCATCCATCATTAGTTACTACTATAAGGCATAA
- a CDS encoding flagellar protein FlgN gives METAHMISLLERLFKSHEDLMSLGERKTEVLKLGDMKSLDVLLKEEDLQVKKLQIIEKERMLKFANVTLSDVLEQAEEPEKERLLVLQNRLIEMYESLKNRNQLNQELLEQSLQYVNMSLSMFQPQYEPDLYSKNITDEYSSNSISLFDSKA, from the coding sequence ATGGAAACCGCACATATGATATCACTTCTTGAACGTTTGTTTAAATCTCACGAAGATCTCATGTCTTTAGGGGAACGCAAAACAGAAGTGCTTAAATTAGGTGATATGAAATCACTGGATGTTTTATTGAAAGAAGAAGATCTGCAGGTAAAGAAACTTCAAATCATCGAAAAAGAAAGAATGCTTAAGTTTGCGAATGTGACATTGAGTGACGTTTTAGAGCAAGCAGAAGAGCCCGAAAAAGAAAGATTACTGGTTCTTCAAAACAGACTTATTGAGATGTATGAATCTTTAAAAAACAGAAATCAACTCAATCAGGAGTTGTTAGAGCAATCACTGCAGTATGTGAATATGTCTCTTAGCATGTTTCAACCACAATACGAACCAGATCTATACTCTAAGAACATTACTGATGAGTACTCATCTAACAGTATTTCTTTATTTGACTCAAAAGCTTAA
- a CDS encoding ATP-binding protein: MDHNLYIVILSLFVCFLFALVSIDWALSHLEKQKSQLYFLLVGSVTMGIAVWATHYMGMLSIQSPVPFVYKLPTMAAAFATGIVFSYLAFFLFTSPKVQNKRLAPALTFASGLISVHSIGMFSMHIHMPFQSNTFYLVLSVGSAIVFSVLGFSILSVAHLPFKKVLTSLSFTTGVSLMHYIGEMALITGSPTFNWHNDFPLNNINMVATLLVFGATIVVLILYILEQRNQKKLVQQQIELLESEHRYNSLFELNPEGVYVIGPDRYFIKANSSFLSMTGYTLQELQNMPYTDLIKEEEIDTSLGFLKQVLQGGTAKRTLTIFNKSGQEIELEVTSIPYSTRNDITAVIGIAKDMTAINEAQNFKQRANTLAYVGELAAGLAHEIRNPLTSIKGFAQLFKSQNTTEETHHFLGIMLRETERINFIISQLMILAKPHMILKHNHDLNKVIKRSLKFIEDETDFHTTSLELNLPDQPVIFKCEENLMTQLFLNILKNAIEATPSWGNISVQLEQDEESIHISIQDDGPGIPDHLLSKLGQPFYTTKEGNPGLGLLICYQIVENHGGKMQIESKEGSGTRVSLEFPLNVTAEDRILEMSMS, from the coding sequence TTGGATCATAATCTATATATCGTAATATTATCTCTATTCGTTTGCTTTCTGTTTGCTCTAGTTTCTATAGACTGGGCATTAAGTCACTTAGAAAAGCAAAAGTCGCAGCTCTATTTCTTGTTAGTAGGTTCCGTTACAATGGGTATCGCTGTGTGGGCTACGCATTATATGGGAATGTTATCTATCCAGAGCCCTGTTCCGTTTGTCTATAAATTGCCTACGATGGCTGCCGCATTTGCTACCGGCATCGTTTTTTCTTACTTGGCTTTTTTCCTATTCACCTCACCAAAAGTTCAAAATAAACGGTTGGCACCAGCTCTTACTTTTGCCAGTGGTCTTATTTCCGTCCATTCGATTGGGATGTTTTCCATGCACATTCATATGCCGTTTCAGTCAAATACATTTTATCTCGTCCTCTCTGTTGGTTCTGCTATTGTTTTTTCAGTTTTAGGCTTTTCGATTTTATCCGTAGCCCACTTACCATTCAAAAAAGTTCTTACGAGTTTGTCATTCACAACTGGCGTCAGCCTTATGCACTATATCGGAGAAATGGCATTAATAACTGGTAGTCCAACTTTTAATTGGCATAACGACTTTCCGTTAAATAATATAAATATGGTCGCTACGCTGCTTGTCTTCGGAGCGACGATCGTCGTATTAATTCTATATATTTTAGAACAGCGCAACCAAAAAAAGCTCGTTCAACAACAGATCGAACTACTAGAATCCGAACATCGTTATAACTCACTCTTTGAATTAAACCCTGAAGGTGTATACGTAATCGGGCCCGACAGATACTTTATAAAAGCCAATTCTTCCTTCTTAAGTATGACTGGGTATACACTTCAAGAGCTACAAAACATGCCCTATACAGATCTTATAAAAGAAGAAGAAATCGACACGTCTCTTGGATTTTTAAAACAAGTTCTGCAAGGTGGCACTGCAAAGCGTACCCTCACGATTTTTAATAAGAGTGGACAAGAAATAGAGCTCGAGGTTACAAGCATCCCCTATTCTACAAGAAATGATATTACCGCAGTTATCGGGATCGCAAAAGACATGACTGCGATAAATGAAGCGCAAAACTTTAAGCAAAGAGCAAATACTCTTGCTTATGTAGGTGAACTTGCAGCAGGTCTAGCACACGAAATACGTAATCCACTCACTTCTATCAAAGGCTTTGCACAGCTATTTAAATCTCAAAATACAACAGAAGAAACACACCATTTCTTAGGCATCATGCTTCGAGAAACCGAACGCATTAACTTTATCATCAGCCAGCTTATGATTTTGGCAAAACCGCACATGATCTTAAAACATAACCATGACCTAAATAAAGTCATTAAACGCTCTCTTAAATTCATTGAAGACGAAACAGACTTTCACACAACTTCACTGGAATTGAATCTGCCCGATCAACCGGTAATTTTCAAATGTGAAGAAAATTTGATGACACAGCTCTTTTTAAATATATTGAAAAATGCAATTGAAGCCACACCTTCATGGGGAAACATCTCTGTTCAGTTAGAACAGGATGAGGAAAGCATACACATATCCATCCAAGACGATGGCCCTGGCATACCCGATCACCTTCTATCAAAACTCGGGCAGCCTTTTTATACAACCAAAGAAGGCAATCCTGGTCTAGGCCTGCTGATCTGCTACCAAATCGTCGAAAACCACGGCGGAAAGATGCAGATCGAATCAAAAGAAGGCAGTGGTACGAGGGTCTCTCTTGAATTTCCACTTAATGTGACCGCTGAGGATCGAATTCTTGAGATGAGCATGAGTTAA
- a CDS encoding DEAD/DEAH box helicase: MNDSSLKAVPFSKLPSVNQTTLNPAFSFDENLQQILHGKSLLFDELPFIVERIQEHYENGYLQYSVGVRKSKYGYACSRCGNEKSHLFASFSCYRCKSDACVYCRNCIMMGRVSECTPLLTWNGPDIQWSDKNNLMWDGKLSSGQQVASQRFVDGVGGKGELLIWAVCGAGKTEVLFKGIEIALKLGLRVCIATPRTDVVLELAPRLKAVFPETLVASYYGGSDEREVPAQLVISTTHQLYRFKQAFNIMIVDEVDAFPFSYDKTLQHAVSLAVFPKNFTLYLSATPSLTMKKATEKCQLPYVKISQRFHGYPLPVPKMAWSGEWRKRIAAGKLPTVFEKWVKKQADSGRRAMIFVSSVSMLDTVTDIIKKHVSVQLDSVHAEDPLRKEKVQKFRKKEIQLLVTTTILERGVTVPFLDVAVFGADHDVFSESALVQIAGRAGRSKDDHDGRVVFFHYGKSLSMVRAIKHIREMNKEAES; this comes from the coding sequence GTGAATGACTCCAGTTTAAAAGCAGTTCCGTTTAGTAAACTTCCATCAGTTAATCAAACAACCTTAAATCCAGCATTTTCGTTTGATGAAAACCTTCAGCAAATCCTTCATGGTAAGTCACTTCTGTTTGATGAACTTCCCTTTATAGTAGAAAGAATTCAAGAGCATTATGAGAATGGATATTTACAATACTCAGTTGGTGTACGTAAGAGCAAGTATGGTTATGCATGCAGTCGGTGTGGTAATGAGAAAAGTCACTTGTTTGCTTCTTTTTCTTGTTATAGATGCAAAAGTGATGCATGTGTATATTGCCGAAACTGTATCATGATGGGAAGAGTAAGCGAGTGTACGCCTTTATTGACGTGGAATGGACCAGATATACAATGGTCTGATAAAAATAATCTTATGTGGGATGGCAAGTTATCAAGTGGACAGCAAGTTGCGTCACAGAGGTTTGTTGATGGAGTTGGTGGTAAGGGTGAACTGTTAATTTGGGCTGTGTGTGGAGCAGGGAAAACAGAAGTGCTTTTTAAAGGAATTGAGATAGCATTAAAGTTGGGCTTACGCGTTTGCATCGCAACACCTCGAACAGATGTTGTATTAGAATTGGCTCCTCGACTAAAAGCTGTATTTCCTGAAACACTAGTAGCCAGTTATTATGGCGGATCAGATGAACGAGAGGTACCTGCTCAACTCGTCATTTCTACCACTCATCAGCTGTACCGATTTAAACAAGCGTTTAACATAATGATTGTAGATGAAGTGGACGCCTTTCCGTTTTCCTACGATAAAACCCTTCAGCATGCAGTTTCTCTTGCCGTTTTCCCTAAGAACTTCACTCTATATTTATCTGCAACGCCTTCTCTAACAATGAAAAAAGCTACAGAGAAATGCCAGCTTCCTTATGTTAAGATATCTCAGCGGTTTCACGGTTATCCGTTACCTGTTCCAAAGATGGCTTGGAGCGGAGAGTGGAGAAAGCGAATAGCCGCTGGGAAATTGCCGACTGTTTTTGAGAAGTGGGTGAAGAAACAAGCAGATAGTGGGAGGCGAGCCATGATCTTTGTATCGTCTGTATCTATGCTCGATACAGTGACTGACATCATAAAAAAACACGTATCCGTCCAGTTAGATAGTGTTCATGCTGAAGATCCTCTACGAAAAGAGAAAGTACAGAAATTCAGGAAAAAAGAGATACAGCTTTTAGTTACGACAACTATTTTGGAGCGTGGTGTTACAGTTCCTTTTTTAGATGTAGCGGTTTTTGGGGCAGACCATGATGTTTTCTCTGAGAGTGCTCTCGTTCAAATAGCAGGAAGAGCAGGGAGAAGTAAAGACGACCACGATGGGCGAGTAGTCTTTTTTCATTATGGGAAATCGTTGAGTATGGTGAGAGCGATTAAGCATATAAGAGAAATGAACAAGGAGGCTGAATCTTGA
- a CDS encoding DegV family protein, translating to MSKVAVITDSTSYIPEHIRNEKNIVMIPLNVVFDNETYKEEAEIKADDFYDMVSKEETLPKTSQPAIGELVELLEELSKNYDEAIMITLSSGISGTYQSAVAVGEMVEGIKLHVFDSEISCSPQAFYVLKAAELASEGYNGYDIMNHLLQMKNNGIPAYFMVDDLNHLHRGGRLNTAQLFVGNLLQIKPILHFEDKKIVPFEKVRTKKKALKRIFDIMDEDVKLNDKIKISVIHAKREAEAVEIAEELREKFVNADVWVSYFGPVIGTHLGEGSLGITWIKE from the coding sequence ATGAGCAAGGTAGCCGTCATTACAGACAGTACTTCATACATACCCGAACATATCCGCAACGAAAAAAATATTGTAATGATTCCGCTCAACGTGGTTTTTGACAATGAAACATACAAAGAAGAAGCCGAAATTAAAGCAGACGATTTTTACGATATGGTGAGTAAAGAGGAAACTCTGCCAAAAACATCTCAGCCAGCGATTGGCGAACTCGTCGAACTATTAGAAGAGCTTTCAAAGAATTATGATGAAGCTATTATGATTACGTTATCGAGTGGCATAAGCGGTACTTACCAAAGTGCGGTTGCGGTAGGAGAGATGGTTGAAGGAATCAAACTTCACGTGTTTGATTCTGAAATTAGCTGTTCACCACAAGCTTTTTACGTATTGAAAGCTGCTGAATTAGCAAGTGAAGGTTATAACGGTTATGACATTATGAATCACTTGTTGCAAATGAAGAATAATGGAATTCCAGCGTACTTCATGGTAGATGATTTAAACCATCTGCATCGCGGCGGTCGTTTAAACACAGCTCAGCTTTTTGTAGGTAATTTGCTGCAAATTAAACCGATTCTTCACTTTGAAGACAAGAAGATCGTTCCGTTTGAAAAAGTCCGTACAAAGAAAAAAGCGTTAAAGCGTATTTTCGACATCATGGATGAAGATGTAAAGCTTAATGACAAAATAAAAATTAGTGTGATTCATGCCAAGCGTGAGGCTGAAGCCGTTGAAATCGCTGAAGAGCTTCGCGAAAAGTTTGTGAACGCGGATGTTTGGGTTAGCTACTTTGGACCTGTAATCGGTACTCACCTAGGCGAAGGTTCACTCGGAATTACGTGGATAAAAGAATAA
- a CDS encoding ComF family protein — translation MSYCLFCHESYSETWSWQALFGLVNSPLLCQDCEGELELIKGEICRKCGRGFSLFPEQYRQGDCCFDCIRWEGNPTWNGVLQQNRSLYVYNDFLKEVIAKLKYRGDAEIVKAFYPVAKPAFKKISQNAIVVPIPLSDERHYERGFNQAELLARGISAQPALLLKRKMHEEKQSKKTREERMLQKDNPFEVIAAEKVLDQSILIVDDVYTTGSTIRYAAKVLLDAGAKEVSSITLAR, via the coding sequence TTGAGTTATTGTTTATTTTGCCATGAATCATACTCGGAGACATGGTCATGGCAGGCTCTGTTCGGCTTAGTGAATTCACCATTGTTATGTCAGGACTGTGAAGGTGAGTTGGAGTTGATTAAAGGAGAGATTTGTAGAAAATGTGGTCGTGGGTTTTCATTATTTCCCGAGCAATATCGACAGGGTGACTGTTGCTTTGACTGCATTCGGTGGGAGGGAAATCCAACATGGAACGGCGTTCTACAGCAAAATCGGTCACTTTATGTCTATAACGACTTTCTAAAAGAGGTTATTGCGAAGTTGAAATACCGTGGAGATGCTGAAATCGTTAAAGCATTTTACCCAGTCGCTAAACCTGCATTTAAAAAGATTTCCCAAAATGCAATCGTTGTTCCGATCCCTTTAAGTGATGAAAGACATTACGAAAGAGGATTTAACCAAGCTGAACTTTTAGCGAGAGGAATTAGCGCACAACCAGCACTTCTGTTAAAAAGAAAAATGCATGAAGAAAAACAAAGTAAGAAGACCCGTGAAGAAAGAATGCTGCAAAAAGACAATCCCTTTGAAGTAATTGCTGCAGAAAAAGTGCTCGATCAAAGCATTCTTATAGTTGATGATGTTTATACAACAGGCAGCACAATCCGATATGCGGCGAAAGTCCTGTTAGATGCGGGCGCCAAAGAAGTTTCATCTATCACTCTTGCTCGATAA
- a CDS encoding TIGR03826 family flagellar region protein, which produces MDNLMNCPQCGRLFVKYIREKCDVCFQEEERDYDKIYRFIRKSVNRNATIVDVSEATMVSENKIIYFIHQGRIRVKGYPNFTYPCDGCHNPINDGRLCQTCKDKLKSELSIEDFIKRKQEEALPSYHTDDN; this is translated from the coding sequence ATGGACAATTTAATGAACTGTCCGCAGTGCGGAAGACTTTTTGTAAAATACATTCGTGAAAAGTGCGATGTATGTTTTCAAGAAGAAGAGCGAGATTATGACAAGATTTACCGTTTTATAAGAAAAAGTGTAAACCGCAACGCAACAATCGTTGATGTTAGTGAAGCAACAATGGTTTCAGAAAATAAGATTATCTACTTCATCCATCAAGGAAGGATTCGGGTAAAGGGGTATCCAAACTTTACGTATCCTTGTGATGGTTGCCACAACCCAATAAATGATGGACGACTCTGCCAAACGTGCAAGGACAAACTGAAGTCGGAACTTTCCATCGAGGATTTTATTAAGCGAAAACAAGAAGAAGCATTACCTTCTTACCATACGGATGACAATTAA